The following coding sequences lie in one Allorhizobium ampelinum S4 genomic window:
- the repA gene encoding plasmid partitioning protein RepA, translated as MIASQQQVEPAESSAAKISRQSRLLSAQLRSIRERLYEPVAAKTLKTFTSREAAMLLGIAESTLRQMSLDGESAIPDRRDNGRRIYTLHQVNQIRQHLAQKRPNEALEFFPRRRDGEKLQVIAVANFKGGSAKTTTTVHLAHYLAIQGLRVLAIDLDTQASLSAIFGYQPEFDVDQNETVYAGIRYDRRRKAVQDVIRKTYFAGIDLIPANLELMEYEHETPQAIADGYGRGEEIFFRRLSAVISEVEADYDIVLIDAPPQLGYLTLGALCAATALLITIHPAMIDVASMNQFLATMSDLMGVIEARGGTLSHDFIRYLITRHNPNDGPQVNVVTLLRSLFKEDVLAPVVVETTAIAIAGLEKKSLYELSRGSVGRDTLSRALESVDSVNREIFLYVKNVWGR; from the coding sequence ATGATAGCGAGCCAGCAGCAAGTCGAACCCGCAGAATCATCGGCGGCAAAAATCAGCCGGCAGTCTCGATTGTTGTCTGCACAGCTGAGGTCGATTCGCGAGCGCCTCTACGAACCCGTAGCAGCAAAGACTCTGAAGACCTTCACGTCGCGCGAAGCCGCGATGCTGCTGGGGATTGCGGAATCAACACTTCGTCAGATGTCGCTCGATGGAGAGAGCGCAATACCCGATCGCCGGGATAATGGGCGACGAATTTATACGCTTCACCAAGTAAATCAGATACGCCAGCATCTCGCTCAAAAGCGCCCGAATGAAGCACTTGAGTTTTTCCCACGCCGCCGAGACGGTGAAAAATTACAGGTCATTGCTGTTGCAAACTTTAAGGGAGGCTCAGCAAAAACGACGACAACGGTCCATTTGGCGCATTATTTGGCAATCCAGGGGCTCCGGGTTCTTGCGATCGACCTCGATACGCAAGCATCACTGTCAGCAATATTTGGATACCAGCCGGAGTTCGACGTTGACCAGAACGAGACCGTCTATGCAGGAATTCGCTATGATCGACGTCGCAAGGCTGTCCAAGATGTGATCCGAAAGACCTATTTCGCCGGGATTGATTTGATCCCGGCGAACCTGGAACTTATGGAGTATGAACACGAAACTCCGCAGGCGATTGCAGACGGCTACGGACGGGGAGAAGAGATTTTCTTTCGCAGGTTGTCTGCGGTCATCAGTGAAGTTGAGGCTGACTACGACATAGTACTTATCGACGCCCCACCTCAGCTGGGTTATCTTACTCTTGGCGCCCTATGCGCTGCCACGGCGCTTCTTATCACCATTCATCCGGCGATGATCGACGTCGCGAGTATGAACCAGTTTCTGGCTACGATGAGCGATCTCATGGGCGTGATCGAGGCACGTGGCGGCACGCTCAGTCACGATTTCATTCGCTACTTGATCACGCGACATAACCCAAACGACGGTCCTCAAGTTAATGTCGTCACTTTGTTGCGATCCCTTTTCAAAGAAGATGTTTTGGCCCCCGTTGTCGTTGAAACCACCGCGATCGCGATCGCGGGCCTCGAAAAGAAAAGTCTTTATGAATTGTCGAGAGGAAGCGTTGGGCGCGATACACTTTCCCGTGCACTCGAGTCGGTAGATTCGGTCAACCGAGAAATCTTCCTCTATGTTAAGAACGTGTGGGGTAGATGA